A section of the Oryza sativa Japonica Group chromosome 1, ASM3414082v1 genome encodes:
- the LOC4325656 gene encoding plant cysteine oxidase 2: MRVEAGGLPELGSGARDPAGARRQRRRRQQRRPAMPSAGAAAQPAPSPAVQGLFEACREVFGASAGAVPSPAGVERIKSVLDSISAADVSLTRNMSYFRRVNSNGIPKITYLHLYECEAFSIGIFCLPPRGVIPLHNHPNMTVFSKLLFGELRVKSYDWADASQDSTDAQLQGARLAKVKVDGTLNAPCATSVLYPEDGGNLHCFTAHTACAVLDVLGPPYDDGSGRHCQHYNVSSSAPSAGDSKPLPGDDGYAWLEECEPPDNFHLVGSTYMGPRIVDN; this comes from the exons ATGCGGGTGGAGGCCGGGGGCCTCCCGGAGCTTGGGTCGGGGGCGAGGGACCccgccggcgcgcggcggcagcggcggcggcgtcagcagcggaggccggcgatgccgtcggcgggggcggcggcgcagccagCCCCGTCGCCCGCGGTGCAGGGGCTCTTCGAGGCGTGCCGCGAGGTCTTCGGTGCCTCCGCCGGCGCGGTGCCCTCGCCCGCCGGGGTCGAGAGGATCAAGTCCGTTCTTG ATAGCATTTCAGCGGCAGATGTCAGCCTAACTCGAAACATGTCATATTTCCGGCGTGTTAATTCCAATGGCATTCCTAAAATCACTTACTTACACCTTTATGAGTGTGAGGCTTTCTCG ATCGGCATCTTTTGTTTGCCTCCAAGGGGTGTCATTCCTCTCCATAATCACCCCAACATGACTGTGTTCAGTAAGCTTCTTTTTGGTGAGCTGCGTGTGAAGTCCTATGATTGGGCTGATGCCTCACAAGATTCAACTG ATGCTCAGTTGCAAGGAGCCCGCTTAGCAAAGGTGAAGGTTGATGGCACCTTGAATGCACCTTGTGCAACATCGGTACTATATCCGGAAGATGGTGGCAACCTGCACTGCTTCACCGCACATACTGCTTGTGCTGTTCTTGATGTCCTTGGCCCACCATATGACGATGGCAGTGGGAGGCACTGCCAGCACTACAACGTCTCTTCCTCTGCACCTTCTGCTG GAGATTCAAAGCCCCTTCCTGGAGACGATGGATACGCATGGCTGGAGGAGTGTGAACCACCAGACAATTTTCATCTTGTCGGGTCAACTTATATGGGTCCAAGAATTGTGGACAATtga